In Gammaproteobacteria bacterium, the genomic stretch CACGGCGTTCACTGACGAGGAACGGGATGTCTTCGGTCTGCGCGGTCTGCTGCCGCAGCATATTGCCAGCACGGCAGATCAGGAAGCGCGCGCCTACGAGCACATTTCCCGCAAGAGCGAACCGCTGGAGCAGTACATCGGCCTCGCGGCGCTGCAGGACCGCAATGAAACCCTGTTCTACCGCCTGCTGGAAAAGAACCTCGAGGAATTCCTGCCCATCGTCTACACCCCGACGGTGGGTGAAGCCTGCAAGCAGTACTCGCATATTTTCCGGCGTGGACGCGGCCTGTGGATCACGCCGGAGGACAAGGGTCGCATCGCAGACGTGTTGCGGAACTCGCCCTACAAGGAAGTCCAGCTGATCGTCGTTACCGATGCGGAGCGCATCCTGGGCCTGGGCGATCTTGGCGCAGGCGGCATGGGCATACCGATCGGCAAGCTCGCGCTCTACACCGTCGGCGCAGGCATTCACCCTTCGCATACCCTGCCCGTCTGCCTTGACGTTGGCACCGACAACCAGGAATTGCTCGATGACCCCTTGTACATCGGCTGGCCCCATCCGCGCCTGCGTGGCGAGGCCTATGACGCGCTGCTGGAAGAGTTCGTCACCGCTGTGCGCGACATCTTCCCGGGCATCCTGTTGCAGTGGGAAGACTTCAAGAAGGCCAATGCTTTCCGGCTGCTGGACCGCTATCGACAACGGATTCTCTCGTTCAATGACGATATCCAGGGGACTGCTGCGGTCGCCCTCGCGGGCGTGCTGGCGGCCTGTCGCATTACCTCCACCCCGCTGGCCAGGCATCGCGTCCTGATTCTGGGTGCAGGCGCAGCCGGTGTGGGCATTGCACGCCAGCTGCGCGACGCGATGCAGCGTGACGGCCTGGCCGACGATTCCCTGGCGGAAGCGATCGCTGTTCTCGATTCGCGCGGCTTGCTGGTCGACGACGGCAGCATCGATGACGCCCACAAGCAGGAATTCGCCTGGTCGGAAGCGCTGGCGGCGAAACACGGCCTGGGTGACCGGCAGGCGCGGAGCTTCGGCAGCGTT encodes the following:
- a CDS encoding NAD-dependent malic enzyme, with the protein product METFRFYRDDDGRPTVDVKLRGRELLAHPLLNKGTAFTDEERDVFGLRGLLPQHIASTADQEARAYEHISRKSEPLEQYIGLAALQDRNETLFYRLLEKNLEEFLPIVYTPTVGEACKQYSHIFRRGRGLWITPEDKGRIADVLRNSPYKEVQLIVVTDAERILGLGDLGAGGMGIPIGKLALYTVGAGIHPSHTLPVCLDVGTDNQELLDDPLYIGWPHPRLRGEAYDALLEEFVTAVRDIFPGILLQWEDFKKANAFRLLDRYRQRILSFNDDIQGTAAVALAGVLAACRITSTPLARHRVLILGAGAAGVGIARQLRDAMQRDGLADDSLAEAIAVLDSRGLLVDDGSIDDAHKQEFAWSEALAAKHGLGDRQARSFGSVVEQFKPTVLIGTSGQAGIFDEQIIRTMAAHCARPVIFPFSNPTSYSEAIPEDVLRWTDGRALLATGSPFEPVELNGRVHDISQGNNVYIFPGVGLGALASQAREITDGLFTAAAESLAQQTPEDMLDAGRLFPSLGQLREVSARIALAVAREAVASGLAEESSEAELKARIDAMMWQPDYPRLNALPLK